One window of the Scyliorhinus torazame isolate Kashiwa2021f chromosome 24, sScyTor2.1, whole genome shotgun sequence genome contains the following:
- the LOC140400125 gene encoding histone H1-like: MSDSAAAETAPSAAAPVKAVKKQKAVPRKKQEGPGLGELILQIVAESGDRKGISLQAIKKALRSKGVDVDKRGAQIKQSVRRELAKGALAQVKGTGASGSFKIVKKTTGGKLRQTVAGKKPSVKKPAAKKSPKKTAATKTSVKKPAAKKSPKKPAAKKSPKKPAAKKSPKKPAAKKAATPKKSAKKAAPKKRSPVKKTTGRINPTQSRAKPKVKSVKAKKPAKK; encoded by the coding sequence atgagcgatagtgcagccgccgaaacggctccttcagccgccgccccagtcaaggctgtcaagaagcagaaagcggttccccggaagaaacaagaaggtcccggtctgggcgagctgatcctccagattgtggcggaaagcggcgatcgcaaggggatttccttacaggccataaagaaggcgctgcggagcaaaggggtcgatgtggataaacgGGGGGCCCAGATAAAGCAAAGTGTCAGGAGGGAATTGGCTAAAGGCGCcttggctcaggtcaagggcacgggcgcctccggctcTTTCAAGATCGTTAAGAAGACAACAGGCGGGAAATTGAGACAGACCGTAGCAGGCAAGAAACCTTCagtgaagaaaccagcagccaagaaatctcccaagaaaacaGCAGCCACGAAAACTTCAgttaagaaaccagcagccaagaaatctcccaagaaaccagcagccaagaaatctcccaaaaaaccagcagccaagaaatctcccaagaaaccagcagccaagaaggcggcaactcccaaaaagagcgcgaagaaagcagccccgaagaaaaGGTCTCCTGTGAAAAAGACCACGGGCAGAATAAATCCGACCCAATCGAGGGCCAAGCCCAAAGTCAAATCAGTAAAggctaagaaaccagcaaagaagtga